Proteins from one Zonotrichia albicollis isolate bZonAlb1 chromosome 38, bZonAlb1.hap1, whole genome shotgun sequence genomic window:
- the LOC141726725 gene encoding uncharacterized protein LOC141726725 codes for MGVNITRFVEIEVINKTKNITLKEPRIHFFSGRILHDPKPSVAPGSCSSCKFTNKSVFWGCNGVLAYEAEFFTLAIYFSNPIDYNRFSVEMGLELSLDKVHRKDLGTTYDRLVRSSQGSSCNSSMFPCVILKENQEKAQLSIGPITVTATMVRNRSSVIRVEMEEQKELGEEAEGEKPCDVQGDRSKRSENLRDLLRDLQDSPGRSWMA; via the exons ATGGGGGTGAACATCACCCGCTTTGTGGAGATCGAGGTCATCAACAAGACCAAGAACATCACCCTGAAGGAACCCAG GATCCACTTCTTCAGTGGCCGCATCCTCCATGACCCAAAGCCCTCGGTGGCCCcgggctcctgcagcagctgcaagttCACCAACAAATCGGTGTTCTGGGGCTGCAACGGTGTCCTGGCCTACGAGGCCGAGTTCTTCACCTTGGCCATCTACTTCTCCAACCCCATCGACTACAACCGGTTCTCCGTGGAGAtgggcctggagctgtccctggacAAGGTCCACAGGAAGGACCTGGGGACCACCTATGACCGCCTGGtcaggagctcccagggctccTCTTGCAACAGCTCCATGTTCCCCTGCGTCATCCTCAAGGAGAACCAGGAGAAAGCCCAGCTGAGCATTGGCCCCATCACGGTGACAGCCACCATGGTCAGAAACCGGAGCTCTGTCATCAGGGTGGAGATGGAGGAACAGAAAGAATTGGGGGAGGAAGCTGAGGGAGAGAAACCCTGTGATGTCCAGGGAGACAGGTCCAAGAGAAGTGAGAACCTGCGGGACCTTCTTCGGGAcctccaggacagccctggaAGGTCCTGGATGGCCTGA